A part of Microcoleus sp. bin38.metabat.b11b12b14.051 genomic DNA contains:
- a CDS encoding type II toxin-antitoxin system PemK/MazF family toxin, which yields MAGKTPRQGWIYLVNPHKVSLRCKHNHNHIYDLSQPGKIECKTVDCNLIINSSIVFRGVHHYLIWANEQFQDDSEFLETFMVIPLTFQETCKGLPTAYPINSTSKQGLSQNSLALVHQICNVEINCFKDSQGNWLERVGQVDKGDKESIEERLKYFLNLEHDCSNDWLINNVSVEILEKVFDYPPNETKKNIDLEKVISDLELW from the coding sequence GTGGCTGGAAAAACACCTCGTCAAGGTTGGATTTATTTAGTAAATCCCCACAAAGTATCTCTTCGGTGCAAACACAATCACAATCACATTTATGATTTAAGTCAACCAGGTAAAATTGAATGCAAGACTGTTGATTGCAATCTGATAATTAATTCTAGCATTGTTTTTCGCGGAGTGCATCATTATCTCATTTGGGCAAACGAGCAGTTTCAAGATGACTCTGAATTCCTAGAAACTTTTATGGTAATTCCTTTAACTTTCCAAGAAACCTGCAAAGGCTTACCAACAGCGTATCCAATTAACTCGACTAGCAAACAGGGTCTTTCTCAGAATTCCTTAGCTTTAGTACATCAGATATGTAATGTTGAGATTAATTGCTTTAAGGACTCCCAAGGAAATTGGCTGGAGCGAGTTGGACAAGTGGATAAAGGAGATAAGGAGTCGATAGAGGAGCGTTTAAAGTATTTTTTGAATCTCGAACATGATTGTAGTAATGATTGGTTGATAAACAATGTGTCTGTAGAGATTTTAGAGAAAGTATTTGATTATCCGCCGAATGAAACAAAGAAAAATATTGATCTAGAAAAAGTCATAAGTGACCTTGAATTATGGTGA
- a CDS encoding type II toxin-antitoxin system antitoxin SocA domain-containing protein: MLETLIKYFVYATKGHITKTQLIKFLYLADLYAVKWTSKQLTELNWRYYHYSPWNEDIIVALNQMNGKTIVQESVGETIFIRLGTQAGNVDDLELPVALKLMLENIRREWAGSGHDKIQQLLKYVYRTAPMIEVKDSNQLEEVVRLNLETERQKLISELG; encoded by the coding sequence ATGCTAGAAACCCTGATAAAATATTTTGTTTACGCCACCAAAGGTCATATTACCAAAACACAACTAATCAAATTTTTGTATTTAGCCGACCTTTATGCTGTCAAATGGACGAGCAAACAGCTTACAGAACTCAATTGGCGTTATTATCACTATAGCCCTTGGAACGAAGACATCATCGTCGCCTTAAATCAAATGAATGGCAAAACAATTGTACAAGAATCTGTGGGAGAAACCATATTTATCCGACTTGGTACTCAAGCAGGTAATGTCGATGATTTAGAATTACCTGTAGCACTAAAACTAATGCTGGAAAACATTCGCAGAGAATGGGCAGGCTCAGGACACGATAAAATCCAGCAATTACTAAAATATGTCTACAGAACCGCCCCAATGATTGAGGTTAAAGATAGCAATCAACTAGAGGAAGTAGTAAGGCTTAATCTTGAGACAGAAAGACAAAAATTAATCAGTGAATTAGGGTAA
- a CDS encoding DUF4079 domain-containing protein: protein MNLEIPQSVKVWSQFFHPVLMWVLLAISFYALYLGIQIRRTRSAEGDAKKELIKGKFNIKHHQMGSLLLGLMVTGAIGAMAVTYINNGKLFVAPHLVAGLGMTVIIAISASLTPLMQKGNNFARYTHIVLNVGLLGLFGWQAVTGVEIVQRIISKM, encoded by the coding sequence ATGAATCTCGAAATTCCGCAGTCTGTGAAAGTTTGGAGTCAATTCTTCCACCCAGTTTTAATGTGGGTATTGCTAGCAATCTCATTTTATGCTTTGTATCTGGGCATACAAATCCGCCGTACCAGAAGTGCCGAAGGCGATGCCAAGAAAGAGTTAATTAAGGGCAAATTCAATATCAAGCACCATCAGATGGGCTCTTTGCTGCTAGGGTTAATGGTAACAGGTGCGATCGGCGCAATGGCAGTCACCTACATCAACAACGGCAAACTATTTGTCGCCCCGCACCTAGTCGCAGGCTTAGGAATGACCGTCATAATTGCCATTTCAGCCTCCCTGACTCCATTGATGCAAAAAGGCAACAATTTTGCTAGATACACTCACATCGTTCTAAATGTGGGGCTGTTGGGGCTATTTGGCTGGCAGGCGGTAACAGGTGTAGAAATCGTGCAAAGGATTATCAGTAAAATGTAA
- a CDS encoding ankyrin repeat domain-containing protein — protein sequence MPATKQDAVLIQAAKTGNIIHVQALLAKGVDANGKDSEGTTALMFAAQKGYTEIVRILLNNDANVNHVSRRFGLTALMLAAAHKQADVMRLLLAAGADVDAKNDDGSTALMAASLKGDINVVRLLLDAKADVNVRDKDGDSALKIAALSGYEVVVKALADAGAVADNSMLFLAVSQGSAAIVRILLDRAADVNLKNLQSKTPLMLAQAADNLAVVEALLAAGADLEIRDKEGETALTLAADGGNVDAVRALLAAGANANVKSGDGGTALMAAAAGGNLPIAHILLDAGADINAKDRDDETALNFAVVEGCKDVVEMLLNRGAHVGARNRLGDTPLLVAAVHGHSAIVSALLQKVNSNRPDFLNAKNFGETALTLAAFHGHTETVKALLDGGADPNIPADLGKTALMKACDRGYMAIVQILVEKGADVNLLDDSGATALMWAAHRGYADAVKILIAAGAELNHKNPGNYTALMLAEFKGYSTVVKLLKNAGAQE from the coding sequence ATGCCTGCCACTAAACAAGACGCTGTATTGATTCAAGCTGCCAAGACTGGCAACATTATTCACGTCCAAGCTTTACTCGCTAAGGGCGTTGACGCTAACGGCAAAGACTCTGAGGGGACGACGGCTTTGATGTTTGCTGCCCAAAAGGGCTATACGGAAATCGTGCGTATTTTACTAAATAATGACGCTAATGTCAACCATGTTAGCAGGCGTTTTGGGCTGACGGCTTTGATGTTGGCCGCCGCTCACAAACAGGCTGATGTTATGCGGCTGTTGTTGGCTGCGGGTGCTGATGTTGATGCTAAAAATGATGATGGAAGTACGGCTTTGATGGCGGCTTCTCTGAAAGGTGATATTAATGTTGTCCGGCTTTTACTTGATGCTAAGGCTGATGTGAATGTTCGCGATAAAGATGGCGATTCTGCTCTGAAAATAGCTGCTTTATCGGGATATGAAGTTGTTGTGAAAGCTTTGGCTGATGCGGGTGCTGTTGCGGATAATTCTATGCTATTTTTAGCAGTTAGTCAAGGAAGTGCTGCCATTGTCCGAATTTTGCTCGATCGCGCTGCGGATGTTAATCTGAAAAATCTACAGAGCAAAACTCCTTTAATGCTGGCACAGGCGGCGGACAATTTGGCTGTTGTTGAGGCGCTGTTGGCTGCGGGTGCTGATTTGGAAATTCGCGACAAAGAAGGCGAAACTGCTTTAACTTTGGCTGCGGATGGCGGCAATGTTGATGCGGTGCGCGCTTTGCTGGCTGCGGGTGCTAATGCGAATGTCAAAAGTGGAGATGGCGGGACGGCTTTGATGGCGGCGGCTGCTGGGGGTAATTTGCCGATCGCTCATATCTTACTAGATGCTGGCGCGGATATCAACGCGAAAGACAGAGATGACGAAACTGCGTTGAATTTTGCCGTGGTTGAAGGCTGCAAAGATGTGGTAGAAATGCTCTTAAACCGAGGTGCTCATGTCGGTGCGAGAAATCGGTTGGGCGATACGCCTTTGCTGGTGGCGGCTGTTCACGGTCATAGTGCGATCGTATCAGCGTTGCTGCAAAAGGTAAACTCGAATCGCCCTGATTTCCTGAATGCTAAAAACTTTGGGGAGACGGCTTTGACTCTCGCTGCGTTTCACGGACATACTGAAACGGTGAAAGCCTTGCTTGACGGCGGTGCAGATCCCAATATCCCGGCGGATTTGGGGAAAACGGCTTTGATGAAGGCGTGCGATCGCGGTTATATGGCGATCGTCCAAATATTAGTCGAAAAAGGCGCAGATGTCAACTTGCTGGATGATTCCGGCGCCACCGCCCTCATGTGGGCCGCCCATCGCGGTTATGCTGATGCGGTTAAGATTTTAATCGCCGCTGGTGCAGAGTTGAATCACAAAAATCCTGGCAATTATACGGCTTTAATGTTAGCTGAATTTAAGGGTTATTCCACTGTTGTGAAATTGCTAAAAAATGCCGGAGCACAAGAGTAA
- a CDS encoding 2OG-Fe(II) oxygenase produces MTYTEQQIQPQDVKVKILLTGGHQCTITLKSDTPLLHSLVKALVDRTQQTVGFSTLFQIPIDDGRSSLSFPGEHLVGLVTEPPIYLQQLQPQQPAIPVEIPLEIPVEIPTEIPAPAPVNDDLISRYAQIDNFLTSAEKNKLIKYILAKESEFVTTSTSTNAEDYRRSMVLHSFPEFSALMVNRIKAILPDVLRKLNIPAFPLGDIEAQLTMHNDNNFYKLHNDSGSPDTATRFFTYVYYFNREPKAFFGGELQIYDSKVENNFYVADETFRTVEPRNNSIVFFLSRYMHEVLPVSCPSKAFADSRFTINGWVRQAD; encoded by the coding sequence ATGACTTACACTGAACAGCAAATTCAACCCCAAGATGTAAAAGTTAAAATCCTGCTCACTGGCGGACATCAGTGCACCATTACGCTCAAATCCGATACACCATTATTGCACAGCCTTGTCAAAGCATTAGTCGATCGCACGCAACAGACAGTAGGTTTTTCCACCTTATTCCAAATCCCCATAGACGACGGGCGTTCCAGCCTTTCCTTTCCCGGCGAGCACCTAGTCGGATTAGTCACGGAACCCCCAATTTACTTGCAGCAACTGCAACCACAACAGCCAGCAATCCCTGTAGAAATACCCCTAGAAATTCCTGTAGAAATACCCACAGAAATTCCCGCACCCGCGCCCGTAAATGACGACTTAATATCTCGCTACGCCCAAATAGACAACTTTTTAACATCCGCAGAAAAGAACAAACTAATCAAATACATTTTAGCCAAAGAATCAGAATTTGTGACTACCAGCACCTCAACCAATGCCGAAGATTACCGACGTTCGATGGTGCTCCACTCTTTCCCGGAATTTTCAGCACTGATGGTGAATCGCATCAAAGCAATTCTCCCCGACGTGTTGCGTAAATTAAATATTCCAGCATTTCCGCTTGGTGACATAGAAGCTCAGCTAACTATGCACAATGATAACAACTTTTACAAACTTCACAACGATAGTGGATCGCCCGATACAGCAACTCGATTTTTTACTTATGTTTATTATTTCAATCGAGAACCCAAGGCTTTTTTCGGCGGTGAATTGCAGATTTATGACAGCAAAGTTGAGAACAATTTTTATGTTGCAGATGAGACATTCAGAACTGTTGAACCTCGGAATAACAGCATCGTATTTTTTCTGAGTCGCTATATGCACGAAGTTTTGCCAGTTAGTTGTCCATCGAAAGCTTTTGCTGATAGTCGCTTTACTATTAATGGCTGGGTGCGTCAAGCGGATTGA
- the purH gene encoding bifunctional phosphoribosylaminoimidazolecarboxamide formyltransferase/IMP cyclohydrolase, with amino-acid sequence MARLALLSVSNKTGLIDLARSLVEEFEFDIISSGGTASALKEAGIPVTKVAEYTGSPEILGGRVKTLHPRIHGGILARRDVAQDMADLTENQIRAIDLVVVNLYPFEQTIAKPGVTLADAIEQIDIGGPAMLRASAKNHAHLTVLCNPQQYNTYLAEIRQNGGEASLKFRQERALETFEHTANYDRAIANYLTSQSAASKLPEEFSVSGTELQTLRYGENPHQAATWYQSGTTPTGWTTSTILQGKELSYNNLVDLEAARRLIVEFPETPAAAILKHTNPCGTALGATISEAYQKAFDTDSVSAFGGIVALNRPIDAATATALTQTFLECIVAPGCEPEAEEIIKKKAKVRVLILPDLTQGPAQTVKVIAGGLLVQDADNVVEETSKWRAVTEKQPTAEELAELLFAWKVAKHVKSNAIVVTRDRTTIGVGAGQMNRVGSVKLALEQAGEKSKGAILASDGFFPFDDSVKTAAEAGIIAIVQPGGSMRDKDSIAAANQLGITMVFTDIRHFLH; translated from the coding sequence ATGGCACGTCTAGCACTTCTGAGCGTATCCAATAAAACCGGGCTAATCGATTTAGCGCGCAGTTTAGTAGAAGAATTTGAATTTGACATCATTAGCAGCGGCGGGACAGCAAGCGCCCTCAAAGAAGCGGGCATCCCTGTCACGAAAGTTGCTGAATATACTGGCTCTCCCGAAATTTTGGGCGGGCGAGTCAAAACACTTCACCCGCGCATCCACGGAGGTATTTTAGCGCGCCGCGATGTAGCGCAAGACATGGCGGATTTAACGGAAAATCAAATTCGGGCGATCGACTTAGTTGTAGTCAATTTGTATCCCTTTGAACAGACAATTGCTAAACCAGGGGTAACACTTGCAGACGCCATTGAGCAAATAGATATCGGCGGGCCGGCGATGCTGAGAGCTTCGGCTAAAAATCACGCTCATTTGACAGTTTTGTGCAACCCTCAGCAGTACAATACTTATTTAGCAGAAATTCGGCAAAACGGCGGGGAAGCATCCTTAAAATTCCGGCAAGAGCGGGCGCTGGAAACATTCGAGCATACCGCAAATTACGATCGCGCGATCGCCAATTATCTCACCAGCCAATCCGCAGCATCGAAGCTACCAGAAGAGTTTAGCGTATCAGGAACAGAGCTGCAAACACTCCGCTACGGCGAAAATCCCCACCAAGCAGCCACCTGGTATCAAAGCGGAACTACACCGACAGGCTGGACAACGAGCACCATTCTGCAAGGCAAAGAATTGAGCTACAATAATTTAGTAGATTTAGAAGCAGCAAGGCGGCTGATTGTAGAATTCCCGGAGACTCCGGCGGCCGCAATTTTGAAGCATACAAATCCTTGCGGTACAGCTTTGGGTGCAACTATTTCTGAAGCGTATCAAAAAGCTTTTGACACGGATTCAGTCTCAGCTTTCGGCGGAATTGTCGCTCTGAATCGCCCGATTGACGCTGCTACTGCAACGGCGCTAACTCAAACATTTTTAGAATGTATTGTCGCGCCGGGGTGCGAACCAGAAGCGGAAGAAATTATCAAGAAAAAGGCGAAAGTCCGAGTTTTAATTTTGCCAGATTTGACTCAAGGCCCAGCACAAACTGTGAAAGTAATCGCAGGCGGTTTGCTGGTACAAGATGCGGATAATGTAGTAGAAGAAACTAGCAAATGGCGTGCAGTTACTGAGAAACAGCCGACTGCTGAAGAGTTAGCAGAATTGCTGTTTGCTTGGAAAGTAGCAAAACACGTTAAATCGAATGCGATCGTTGTGACGCGCGATCGCACTACAATCGGTGTAGGCGCCGGACAAATGAACCGCGTGGGATCGGTTAAACTAGCGTTGGAACAAGCGGGAGAGAAGAGTAAAGGAGCGATTTTGGCTAGTGACGGCTTCTTCCCCTTCGACGATTCCGTCAAAACGGCTGCTGAGGCTGGTATAATTGCGATCGTCCAACCGGGTGGTAGTATGCGCGATAAAGATTCAATCGCAGCCGCCAACCAACTCGGAATCACAATGGTTTTTACCGATATCCGGCACTTTTTGCATTAG
- a CDS encoding PAS domain S-box protein: MFFQRADPENKLSNISSSQKTLAKTMPHKREYQDLPQKYAHNSAETNISEADRISVGETQQMQEAIEQLKQDLKASESRFRNAIAKNADGIAIVNKQGLVCFANPSAEALFNCKAEELLGQAFFGNLVVEGSACEIEMDTDIIPHVGETETPGMRVIQTEVEAIRKHKANAVVEMRVVETEWEGEMAYLATLRDITDRKRAEEMLWLYDRAMAATSIGVTISDATNPEHPIIYCNPAFENMTGYRREEIIGNNCRFLQGSDTDSEALEIIRQALKTESECQVILKNYRKNGTIFWNALSVSPVRDKTGKLTHFIGIQRDITDRKEAEEALQHSEAQSREQSARLAAALDELKNTHSQLVQSEKLSSLGLLIAGVAHEINNPVTFIHGNLTHLKDYTEDLFDLLKLYQQQYPNPVAEIQHQIENKDIDFLSEDLPKILSSMSVGVDRICQIVQSLRNFSRHDDSQMKPVNLHEGIDTTLLILNHRLKGNGEMPSIEIIKQYGKLPLVECFAGPINQVFMNILSNAIDALDDENITQNIQQIPENFRQIRIYTKVVRDFVEIKIADNGPGMTEEVKQRIFDTFFTTKPIGKGTGMGLSISYQIIVERHKGEFYCTSEAGKGTEFTIKIAIAHEISALDKTAVETAPTQAKPASAG; the protein is encoded by the coding sequence ATGTTTTTTCAACGAGCCGATCCCGAAAATAAGCTCAGTAATATTAGCAGTAGCCAAAAAACACTTGCTAAAACCATGCCCCATAAAAGAGAATATCAAGATTTACCCCAAAAATATGCCCACAATTCGGCAGAGACCAATATTTCAGAAGCCGATCGTATTAGTGTTGGGGAAACGCAGCAGATGCAGGAAGCAATTGAACAGCTAAAACAGGATTTGAAAGCCAGTGAATCTCGGTTTCGGAATGCGATCGCCAAAAATGCCGACGGCATCGCAATTGTCAACAAACAAGGGCTTGTCTGTTTTGCCAATCCCTCAGCAGAAGCGCTATTTAACTGCAAAGCAGAGGAACTTTTAGGTCAAGCATTTTTTGGCAATTTGGTAGTAGAAGGTTCAGCTTGCGAAATTGAGATGGACACAGATATTATTCCGCACGTCGGAGAAACAGAAACACCAGGAATGCGCGTCATCCAAACAGAAGTTGAGGCTATTCGCAAGCACAAAGCAAATGCTGTAGTAGAAATGCGGGTGGTGGAAACGGAATGGGAGGGAGAAATGGCTTATTTAGCCACGTTGCGAGACATTACCGATCGCAAGCGCGCAGAAGAAATGCTCTGGTTGTACGATCGGGCTATGGCCGCTACCAGCATCGGAGTTACGATTTCTGACGCAACTAACCCCGAACATCCAATTATTTATTGCAATCCCGCATTTGAAAACATGACAGGCTATCGACGGGAAGAAATTATCGGGAACAACTGCCGATTTTTACAAGGAAGCGATACCGACTCCGAGGCGCTAGAAATCATCCGCCAAGCCTTGAAAACCGAAAGCGAATGTCAGGTAATATTAAAGAATTATCGCAAAAACGGAACTATTTTTTGGAATGCTTTATCAGTATCTCCTGTGCGCGACAAAACAGGCAAATTAACTCATTTCATCGGGATACAGAGAGACATCACCGATCGCAAAGAAGCCGAAGAAGCCTTGCAACACTCCGAAGCACAAAGCAGAGAACAATCAGCAAGACTAGCAGCAGCACTTGACGAATTAAAAAATACTCACTCCCAATTAGTTCAGAGTGAAAAACTGTCTAGCTTAGGATTACTAATTGCCGGAGTAGCCCACGAAATTAACAACCCCGTCACCTTCATTCATGGTAATCTTACTCACCTCAAAGATTACACAGAAGATTTATTCGATCTCCTCAAACTTTATCAACAGCAATATCCCAATCCCGTCGCCGAAATTCAACATCAAATAGAAAATAAAGACATTGATTTCTTATCTGAAGATTTACCTAAAATCCTATCTTCCATGAGCGTTGGTGTCGATCGCATTTGCCAGATTGTGCAGTCGCTACGGAACTTTTCGCGGCACGATGATTCACAAATGAAACCCGTTAACCTCCACGAAGGTATTGACACCACACTATTAATTCTCAATCACCGTTTGAAAGGAAACGGAGAAATGCCGTCTATTGAAATTATTAAACAATACGGAAAGTTGCCACTGGTTGAGTGTTTCGCAGGGCCAATCAATCAAGTTTTTATGAATATTCTAAGTAATGCGATCGATGCTTTAGATGATGAGAACATTACGCAAAATATTCAACAAATACCAGAAAATTTCCGCCAGATTAGAATTTATACAAAAGTTGTCAGAGATTTTGTAGAAATCAAAATTGCCGACAACGGGCCCGGAATGACTGAGGAAGTCAAGCAGCGGATATTCGATACATTTTTTACTACTAAACCCATTGGTAAAGGCACGGGTATGGGTTTGTCAATTAGCTATCAAATTATTGTAGAAAGGCACAAAGGCGAATTCTATTGTACTTCGGAAGCGGGCAAGGGCACCGAATTTACGATCAAAATTGCGATCGCACATGAGATAAGCGCATTAGATAAGACGGCGGTTGAAACCGCGCCTACACAAGCAAAACCCGCCTCCGCGGGTTGA
- the glcD gene encoding glycolate oxidase subunit GlcD, producing MIAVATDRNWKPVIKEFEAVVGKNGVVQRREELLVYECDGLASYRQRPALVVLPRTTEEVANVVKICDRNSIPWVARGAGTGLSGGALPVENCVLIVTALMRKILKVDLENQLVVVQPGVINNWVTQAVSGAGFYYAPDPSSQIVCSIGGNVAENSGGVHCLKYGVTTNHVLGLKLVVPDGSIVDVGGEIPEMPGYDLTGVFVGSEGTLGIATEVTLRILKAPESICVLLADFPSIEAAGESVSDIISAGIIPGGMEIMDNISINAVEDVVATGCYPRDAAAILLVEIDGLEVEVATNKQRIADICKQNGARNITTAHDPETRMKIWKGRKAAFAAAGHLSPDYYVQDGVIPRTQMAFVLKEIEGLSEKYGYRIANVFHAGDGNLHPLILYDNSVKGALEKVEELGGEILRLCVKVGGSLSGEHGIGADKKCFMPDMFSEVDLETMQWVRHVFNPKGLANPGKMFPTPKTCGEAARAKVETMKKLEGAEVF from the coding sequence ATGATAGCCGTAGCAACCGATCGCAACTGGAAACCCGTTATTAAAGAATTTGAGGCTGTAGTGGGCAAAAACGGCGTAGTGCAGCGCCGTGAAGAATTGCTCGTTTACGAGTGCGACGGACTCGCCAGCTACCGCCAGCGCCCGGCCTTGGTGGTATTGCCGCGCACTACCGAGGAAGTGGCAAATGTCGTCAAAATATGCGATCGCAATTCCATTCCCTGGGTAGCTAGAGGCGCCGGCACCGGGCTTTCTGGCGGCGCTTTACCTGTAGAAAACTGCGTGCTGATTGTCACAGCCCTGATGCGAAAAATCCTGAAAGTAGACTTAGAAAATCAGCTAGTAGTCGTACAACCAGGAGTAATTAATAACTGGGTAACGCAAGCAGTTAGCGGTGCAGGTTTTTACTACGCGCCCGATCCTTCCAGTCAAATTGTTTGTTCGATTGGCGGCAATGTTGCCGAAAATTCTGGCGGCGTGCATTGCCTCAAATATGGAGTTACCACCAATCATGTTTTAGGATTAAAATTGGTAGTTCCCGACGGTTCCATAGTCGATGTGGGTGGTGAAATTCCCGAAATGCCCGGTTACGATTTAACTGGTGTATTTGTCGGTTCCGAAGGCACTTTAGGCATTGCGACAGAAGTTACTTTGCGAATCTTGAAAGCGCCGGAATCTATTTGCGTTCTATTAGCTGATTTTCCTAGTATAGAAGCAGCAGGCGAATCGGTTTCTGATATTATTAGTGCTGGCATTATTCCCGGCGGCATGGAAATCATGGACAACATCAGTATTAATGCTGTGGAAGATGTGGTAGCAACTGGTTGTTATCCCCGCGATGCGGCGGCAATTCTGCTCGTAGAAATTGACGGTTTAGAAGTAGAAGTTGCTACAAACAAACAGCGAATTGCTGATATTTGTAAGCAGAATGGAGCGCGCAATATCACGACGGCTCACGATCCAGAAACACGGATGAAAATCTGGAAAGGGCGGAAAGCTGCTTTTGCGGCGGCGGGTCATCTCAGCCCGGATTATTACGTGCAAGATGGCGTAATTCCGCGCACACAAATGGCTTTTGTTTTGAAAGAAATTGAGGGTTTGAGCGAGAAATATGGCTACCGAATTGCGAATGTATTTCATGCGGGAGATGGGAATTTGCACCCGCTGATTCTGTACGATAACTCGGTAAAAGGTGCGCTGGAAAAGGTGGAAGAGTTGGGCGGGGAAATTCTCAGGCTGTGCGTGAAAGTCGGCGGCAGTCTTTCGGGGGAACACGGTATCGGTGCTGATAAGAAGTGTTTTATGCCGGATATGTTTTCGGAGGTAGATTTGGAGACGATGCAGTGGGTGCGTCATGTGTTTAATCCGAAAGGTTTGGCGAATCCGGGGAAGATGTTTCCGACTCCGAAGACTTGCGGGGAGGCGGCGAGGGCTAAGGTGGAAACTATGAAGAAGTTGGAGGGTGCGGAGGTTTTTTAA
- a CDS encoding DUF6671 family protein, producing MNPLQLLSDRTAVLATMHQKERVMAPILERELGVKISVPREIDTDAFGTFTREVKRLGTQVEAARQKAEKALEVAGETLAFASEGSFGPHPMMPYLPANREIVILLDRANNLELIGESLSVETNYSHQLVASIEEAEDFAQKAGFPEHGLVVVVGDAALGNGEIVKGIATEKQLFDAVSAGLKKSSTGKVHVETDMRAMHNPTRMKNIASATLDLVKKFKQFCPECGWPGFDVAQRKIGLPCGLCYFPTQLVRSTIYLCKNCGYTKEELFPDNRETADPAQCQYCNP from the coding sequence ATGAATCCACTTCAATTATTGAGCGATCGCACCGCTGTTCTGGCTACTATGCACCAAAAAGAACGGGTGATGGCTCCGATTTTGGAACGAGAATTAGGAGTCAAAATTAGCGTACCTCGTGAGATAGATACTGACGCTTTCGGCACGTTTACGAGAGAAGTTAAACGCTTGGGAACTCAGGTAGAAGCAGCTCGCCAGAAAGCAGAAAAAGCTCTAGAAGTTGCAGGTGAAACTCTGGCTTTTGCGAGCGAAGGCAGTTTCGGCCCTCACCCCATGATGCCGTATCTGCCAGCTAATAGAGAAATTGTAATTTTATTAGATCGAGCTAACAATCTCGAACTTATCGGCGAATCTTTGTCGGTGGAGACTAATTACAGTCACCAGTTAGTTGCGAGTATAGAAGAAGCCGAAGATTTTGCTCAAAAAGCGGGATTTCCCGAACACGGATTGGTGGTTGTAGTTGGTGATGCTGCACTGGGTAATGGGGAAATTGTCAAGGGTATTGCAACTGAAAAACAACTTTTTGATGCTGTATCAGCAGGTTTGAAAAAATCTTCGACGGGCAAAGTTCACGTGGAAACAGATATGCGGGCGATGCACAATCCGACTCGGATGAAAAATATCGCAAGTGCAACTCTCGATTTAGTTAAAAAATTTAAGCAATTCTGCCCGGAGTGCGGTTGGCCGGGATTCGATGTTGCCCAGAGGAAAATCGGGTTGCCGTGCGGACTTTGCTATTTTCCGACTCAGTTGGTGCGATCGACAATTTATCTATGCAAAAACTGCGGTTATACTAAAGAAGAACTGTTTCCCGACAATCGAGAGACAGCCGATCCCGCTCAGTGTCAGTATTGCAACCCTTAA
- a CDS encoding transporter, giving the protein MNRSVFMVLLAAILCGVAGQFSLKAGAKILGPIGADNLIEKVAAMATQPLIVGGLSLYAVSSIGFIVVLSRANLSIVSPLLSISYLFTVLGGKLIFHEPLPPLRLVGVALIMTGVIFVLRGQAGGVTGN; this is encoded by the coding sequence ATGAATAGAAGCGTTTTTATGGTCTTGCTGGCTGCTATTTTGTGCGGCGTCGCAGGTCAATTCAGTCTCAAGGCAGGAGCTAAAATATTAGGGCCGATTGGCGCTGATAATTTAATCGAAAAAGTCGCAGCCATGGCAACTCAGCCGTTGATTGTAGGCGGTCTTTCTTTGTATGCAGTTTCTTCGATCGGCTTTATTGTAGTTCTGTCACGGGCAAACCTTAGCATAGTCTCGCCTTTACTGTCAATTAGTTATCTGTTTACTGTTTTAGGTGGCAAACTTATATTTCACGAGCCTTTGCCGCCGTTGCGGTTGGTAGGCGTCGCCCTAATTATGACGGGAGTAATTTTTGTACTCAGAGGTCAAGCTGGCGGAGTGACAGGAAACTAA